In a single window of the Candidatus Deferrimicrobiaceae bacterium genome:
- the nadB gene encoding L-aspartate oxidase: MEKNSNFLVIGSGIAGLSFALRAADKGTVTIITKRAADESSTNYAQGGIATVWSGEDTFESHIQDTHVAGAGICHEDTVELVVRNAPARIRELIDWGVRFTRSKTAKEYDLGREGGHSQRRIFHAKDLTGREVEQALLARVRENKKIRVFENHAAINLITRHKIESFDPTVADEVIGVYALDQDTGAVHTFTADATILATGGAGKVYLYTSNPDIATGDGIALAWRAGATIANMEFVQFHPTCLYHPHAKSFLISEAVRGEGAVLVNREGKRFMVGQHPMAELAPRDIVARAIDTELKRTGADCVYLDITKKGAKFIKDRFPNIYSTCLSFGIDMTKEGLPVVPAAHYLCGGIQTNLWGETDVPRLFAIGECACTGLHGANRLASNSLLEALVFSDQALKRATEAYKGKHPKKLTVPKWDSGKAQDSDEAVVVTQNWDELRRIMWNYVGIVRSDKRLLRALDRIEMLKREIAEYYWNFKLTGDLLELRNLCTVAELIVRCAMQRKESRGLHTTINYPHVDDENWRRDTTIKRRRI, from the coding sequence ATGGAAAAAAACTCGAACTTTCTGGTCATCGGCAGCGGAATCGCCGGATTGAGCTTCGCGCTCCGGGCGGCCGACAAGGGCACGGTGACCATCATCACGAAGCGTGCGGCGGACGAATCGAGCACCAACTATGCCCAGGGCGGCATCGCGACGGTCTGGAGCGGCGAAGACACCTTCGAGTCGCACATCCAGGATACGCACGTGGCCGGCGCGGGCATCTGCCACGAGGACACGGTCGAGCTGGTCGTCCGCAACGCCCCGGCCCGCATCCGCGAGCTGATCGACTGGGGCGTCCGCTTCACCCGCAGCAAGACCGCCAAGGAATACGATCTCGGCCGCGAGGGCGGGCACTCCCAGCGCCGGATCTTCCACGCGAAGGACCTCACAGGGCGCGAGGTCGAGCAGGCGTTGCTGGCGAGGGTGCGGGAGAACAAGAAGATCCGGGTCTTCGAGAACCACGCCGCCATCAACCTGATCACCCGGCACAAGATCGAATCGTTCGACCCGACGGTTGCCGACGAAGTGATCGGCGTCTACGCACTCGACCAGGATACCGGCGCCGTCCACACCTTCACGGCCGATGCCACGATCCTGGCCACCGGGGGGGCCGGCAAGGTCTATCTCTACACCAGCAACCCCGACATCGCCACGGGCGACGGCATCGCGCTCGCCTGGCGGGCCGGCGCGACGATCGCGAACATGGAATTCGTCCAGTTCCACCCGACCTGCCTGTACCACCCGCACGCCAAGTCGTTCCTCATCTCCGAGGCGGTGCGCGGCGAAGGCGCGGTCCTGGTCAACCGCGAAGGGAAGCGCTTCATGGTCGGCCAGCACCCGATGGCCGAGCTGGCCCCCCGCGACATCGTCGCCCGTGCGATCGACACCGAGCTCAAGCGGACCGGCGCCGACTGCGTCTACCTCGACATCACGAAAAAGGGAGCGAAGTTCATCAAGGACCGATTCCCGAACATCTACAGCACCTGTCTCTCCTTCGGGATCGACATGACGAAGGAGGGGCTGCCGGTGGTCCCTGCCGCCCACTACCTGTGCGGCGGCATCCAGACCAACCTGTGGGGCGAGACCGACGTGCCGCGCCTGTTCGCGATCGGCGAATGTGCCTGCACCGGCCTGCACGGCGCAAACCGTCTCGCCTCAAACTCGCTGCTCGAAGCGCTGGTGTTCTCCGACCAGGCGCTGAAGCGGGCCACCGAGGCCTACAAGGGGAAGCATCCCAAGAAACTGACCGTCCCCAAGTGGGATTCCGGGAAAGCGCAGGACTCCGACGAGGCGGTCGTCGTCACCCAGAACTGGGACGAGCTTCGCCGGATCATGTGGAACTACGTCGGGATCGTCCGCTCCGACAAGCGGTTGCTGAGGGCACTCGACAGGATCGAGATGCTCAAGCGGGAGATCGCGGAATATTATTGGAATTTCAAGCTGACGGGCGACCTGCTCGAGTTGCGTAACCTGTGCACGGTGGCCGAGCTGATCGTGCGATGCGCCATGCAGAGAAAGGAAAGCCGGGGGCTTCACACCACGATCAACTATCCGCATGTCGACGACGAGAACTGGCGTCGCGACACCACCATCAAGCGCCGCCGGATCTGA
- a CDS encoding transglycosylase SLT domain-containing protein has product MKVLKFFIISFFLFCPTLVIADIYRSVDQDGVVCFTNHPSGGAELVVKEGPKELPATGAPSPTSSSASSANAWMFDYADRYSRAHKLPPALVKAILKAESNGRRLAVSSKGAKGCMQLMPFTSRRFKVTDPFDPIQNIEGGILYIKELLTLFQGDLVNTVAAYNAGPGAVRKYRGVPPYAETRGYVKRVMSLYRQYALAG; this is encoded by the coding sequence ATGAAGGTCCTGAAGTTCTTTATAATCTCATTCTTCCTGTTTTGTCCAACGCTGGTCATTGCCGATATCTATCGCAGCGTCGATCAGGACGGCGTCGTCTGCTTCACCAACCACCCATCGGGCGGTGCTGAACTCGTCGTCAAGGAAGGGCCCAAGGAACTTCCGGCGACCGGCGCTCCTTCGCCCACCTCGTCCTCCGCTTCGTCCGCCAATGCCTGGATGTTCGACTACGCCGACCGCTACTCGCGCGCTCACAAGCTTCCCCCCGCCCTGGTCAAGGCCATCCTCAAGGCCGAATCCAACGGGCGACGGCTTGCGGTTTCGAGCAAGGGCGCCAAGGGCTGCATGCAGCTGATGCCGTTCACGTCGAGGCGATTCAAGGTCACCGACCCGTTCGACCCGATCCAGAACATCGAGGGCGGCATCCTTTACATCAAGGAGTTGCTGACGCTCTTCCAGGGTGACCTGGTCAATACCGTCGCCGCTTACAACGCCGGTCCCGGCGCCGTCCGGAAATATCGCGGCGTTCCCCCTTATGCAGAGACGCGCGGGTACGTCAAGCGGGTGATGTCGCTCTATCGCCAGTACGCGCTTGCCGGATGA
- the pgsA gene encoding CDP-diacylglycerol--glycerol-3-phosphate 3-phosphatidyltransferase has translation MSKPARLNAANLLTLFRIMTVPVVVLLLLTPDDKEISFDRSIIAFSLFTVASITDLFDGWVARHYQMVTALGKLLDPLADKLLVCCAMVMLIPPGRVQAWVVAIIVAREIGVTALRGVATTEGLVIAASPLGKAKSLLLTLGVGALTLHYPIFGLDTVWNPTLAEWGRGFDQVGLPATNFVELFGMTFLMAGLVMTAWSGIDYFLRFVGEIFKK, from the coding sequence ATGAGCAAACCGGCCCGGCTGAACGCTGCCAATCTCCTCACGCTGTTCCGGATCATGACCGTTCCCGTGGTCGTCCTGCTTCTCCTGACGCCCGACGACAAGGAGATCTCGTTCGACCGGTCCATCATCGCCTTTTCCCTGTTCACCGTCGCCTCCATCACCGACCTGTTCGACGGATGGGTCGCGCGTCATTACCAGATGGTCACTGCGCTCGGCAAACTGCTCGATCCGCTGGCCGACAAGCTGCTCGTCTGCTGCGCGATGGTCATGCTGATTCCCCCCGGACGCGTCCAGGCGTGGGTCGTGGCCATCATCGTGGCGCGCGAGATCGGCGTGACCGCGCTTAGAGGCGTCGCAACGACCGAGGGGCTGGTCATCGCGGCTTCCCCCCTGGGCAAAGCCAAGAGCCTGCTCCTCACGCTTGGCGTCGGCGCCCTCACACTCCATTACCCCATATTCGGGCTCGACACGGTCTGGAACCCCACGCTCGCCGAGTGGGGGAGGGGGTTCGATCAGGTTGGCCTCCCCGCGACCAACTTCGTCGAACTGTTCGGGATGACGTTCCTGATGGCGGGGCTTGTGATGACGGCCTGGTCCGGCATCGACTACTTCCTCCGGTTTGTCGGGGAAATCTTCAAGAAGTGA